From the genome of Ailuropoda melanoleuca isolate Jingjing chromosome 5, ASM200744v2, whole genome shotgun sequence:
CACTGGGGTGATTAATCTGTCCTTCACTCTCACCTGTGCTTGACTACAGTGACTGTAGCAACGAGCCGCACCATGGACGAGCACACGTGTGCAGACGGCACTGCCCATCAACAAGGCAGGACCGACTTCCACCTGGGCTTGAAACACTGCCAAAGGATAAGAAACTCAGAGCACTCCCTTCCCTACCTGAGCTCTACTTCCTCCACATGACAGCTCCAACCAGCACAGCGCCAGTGACCACAACCAGACCAGCCCACAACGCCCACGACGGGAATGGGGGGCCGAGGAGGGGACTCTGGGAAGAGAGGATAAGGTGAGGGCCTTGACCTCCAGGTCTCAGCCCCAACCCTCCTGAAGTTCTCCCCAGCAGCTCCTCATGTCCCTGAGAGGAGGCTCTGTGCCCAGGTTTCCCTCCTTACCCCATCTCAGTGTGAGGGGCTCGGGCAGCCCCCCATGCTGCACACGGCACGTGTATCTCTGCTCCTCTCCAGAAGGCACCACCACAGCCACCCACTTCTGGAAGGTCCCATCCCCTGCAGGCCTTGGCTCCACAAGCTCTGTGTCCTGGGTCAGGTCCTCCCCATCCTGCTGCCAGGTCAGGGTGATCTCCACAGGGTAGAAGCCCAGGGCCCAACACCTCAGGGTGACCTTATGGTCAGTGAGGGGATGGTAGGTGACATGTGTCTTCGGGGGATCTAAAGAGAAGGGTCAGAAAATTCAGGAACTTGGGAAGGAGTAGGAGACCCtaagttcatctggtccctggAATCAGCTAggtagttatcaaatcattctgaacacctgagaaaTCAACGGGagatctgaaaaaagaaatgctacaaGTCTCCAAGTAGAAAAGCGACCACTGTTTGGGAGGTACGAGTTGTGGAGACATGAATCCAGGGCGAAATATCGGAGGatcccacagagcagagagcgcTCATTACAAGCAATgagcacaaaattggaacttttagaagtccgATCCAGTGAGGGACGTCCCAGGCTTAAAGATGCTCAGGTGGCGGAGTGGGGTGGAATCTTAGGTGGGACAGCGTGGTCTCAGGAGCCCCGGGGTTACAGAAGGACTGGGGGTGCCCGagtgcagcagagctcccaggcatcgGAGCAGGGAAGCCGCTGCAATCAGCGAGTCCAGGCCCCAGCTTTCCGCTGGGTGTTGCCGTAAACTGGGAACCGCTGCACAGTCGGATGAACCCTCTCCGAGCAGCGGCCCAGcaagcggcagaggcagagggcgaagccccctccccccctccccccaggaggaactgcacaggtccacacTGCAGGAGTCTATCAAGTTTGgagttttgggggcgcctgggtggctcaggcgttaagcgtctgccttcggctcagggcgtgatcccagcgttctgggatcgagccccacatcaggctcctccactgggagcctacttcttcctctcccattccccctgcctgtgttccctctctccctggctgtctctctctgtcaaataaataaataaaatcttaaaaaaaaaaaaagtttggagttttgaaactcagtctcGTCCCTGACATAAAATCGCTTGGTCACAGGCTGGGTAAACACAGAGTTCCCAGGGAAACCGGGGAGACCAGAGtgattgattgcttttctgtgcgagctcactgaagagtggggcCTGTGAATTTCCAGGTCCAGGCTAGAGGGCGGGGTGCAGCCATATTCATCCCTCTCACCAGAGCTCAAAGCCTTCAGagagcaaaacagcaccacctagtggACCCATAGTTGCTtacgctgagcgcagagtctgcAAGGGAGGCCCATTTCCACCAGGGCAAAGTCCACCTGAGAATCCcagcaacaggc
Proteins encoded in this window:
- the LOC105234428 gene encoding class I histocompatibility antigen, Gogo-C*0203 alpha chain isoform X2 translates to MSACYVGPDGRLLRGYSQLAYDGADYIALNEDLRSWTAADTAAQITRRKWEAAGAAEQQRNELEVTCVEWLRRYLEMGNKTLLRTDPPKTHVTYHPLTDHKVTLRCWALGFYPVEITLTWQQDGEDLTQDTELVEPRPAGDGTFQKWVAVVVPSGEEQRYTCRVQHGGLPEPLTLRWESPPRPPIPVVGVVGWSGCGHWRCAGWSCHVEEVELRWKRKELRSGCKASECVRVPVNIM
- the LOC105234428 gene encoding class I histocompatibility antigen, Gogo-B*0201 alpha chain isoform X1; its protein translation is MSACYVGPDGRLLRGYSQLAYDGADYIALNEDLRSWTAADTAAQITRRKWEAAGAAEQQRNELEVTCVEWLRRYLEMGNKTLLRTDPPKTHVTYHPLTDHKVTLRCWALGFYPVEITLTWQQDGEDLTQDTELVEPRPAGDGTFQKWVAVVVPSGEEQRYTCRVQHGGLPEPLTLRWESPPRPPIPVVGVVGWSGCGHWRCAGWSCHVEEVELSPALGGRGRSYAQAARHRNVSVFLLT
- the LOC105234428 gene encoding class I histocompatibility antigen, Gogo-B*0201 alpha chain isoform X3; this encodes MSACYVGPDGRLLRGYSQLAYDGADYIALNEDLRSWTAADTAAQITRRKWEAAGAAEQQRNELEVTCVEWLRRYLEMGNKTLLRTDPPKTHVTYHPLTDHKVTLRCWALGFYPVEITLTWQQDGEDLTQDTELVEPRPAGDGTFQKWVAVVVPSGEEQRYTCRVQHGGLPEPLTLRWESPPRPPIPVVGVVGWSGCGHWRCAGWSCHVEEVELSPALGGRGRSYAQAAM